From the Euphorbia lathyris chromosome 6, ddEupLath1.1, whole genome shotgun sequence genome, one window contains:
- the LOC136234149 gene encoding protein GAMETE EXPRESSED 1-like, with translation MANHFHILLFILMSFSPICQSWGWFFSSSSSSDSAERAGPFTGNSVAEFSMNGIGDEKGAKLLEIAKSKLAGSNPCWQNAYQQLVAACSEILAVEEKRSRLAWHLSDCFEKDTGREPFPICDAKSPMVYCLKKLNGEEHKVYLEYFLETNSICYQLQAHSFKHKMERLVNDLKGSAEYTVDQLEIIQERTRLLSNTSDQIHEALSSIDSRVQNVAESSKDVKDHMIVLSQYSEAVYKKSREIADSQTGLREEQERMNEKLKEGMETIHDSYANLGQQVDNLKNEAAEIEKQIGAVGETMYIKMEKLQISADEIEGKAEKSLDNQEQLIHGQSTALKGLQLLTEFQSEALEESRSHLQRLAEYNRKQQEEMLQRQEQIKQIHDHLIENSKSILAAQEVFESKQEGMFLALDKLFALHNALLLESRIIKAFFIYSISIFIIYMFTSTKQTYTVRAKMYIGLVAAFLTEVAILRLATNKIEEQAWLINMVRSAYVVAGCVQFVHAIYTYRDYEVLNYKMIETLVDKVNEMERREIGWETERDVNWRSWIENELPNEVDKLEDPDYIIPEEIGENSITTSIRKYHLRPRR, from the exons atgGCTAATCATTTTCATATCTTACTATTTATTTTAATGTCATTTTCACCAATCTGCCAATCATGGGGATGGTTTttttcttcgtcttcttcttccgACTCTGCAGAGAGAGCTGGTCCGTTTACGGGTAATTCAGTGGCTGAATTTTCAATGAATGGAATTGGAGATGAAAAAGGGGCGAAACTACTTGAAATCGCTAAAAGCAAATTAGCCGGTTCGAATCCTTGTTGGCAAAATGCATACCAACAGCTTGTTGCTGCTTGTTCTGAGATTTTAGCTGTTGAAGAAAAACGTTCTAGATTAGCTTGGCATCTCAGTGATTGCTTCGAAAAGGACACCGGACGAGAACCTTTTCCTATCTGTGACGCTAAATCTCCAATGGTTTATTGTCTCAAGAAGTTAAATGGTGAAGAACATAAAGTTTATCTCGAGTACTTTCTCGAAACCAATTCGATTTGCTATCAGTTACA GGCTCATTCCTTCAAGCATAAAATGGAGAGACTAGTAAATGATCTTAAAGGATCAGCAGAATACACTGTAGACCAATTAGAGATCATACAAGAACGAACACGTTTGTTATCGAATACATCTGATCAGATTCATGAGGCGTTAAGTTCAATCGATTCTCGAGTTCAAAATGTTGCTGAATCAAGTAAAGATGTGAAGGATCATATGATTGTGTTATCTCAATATTCAGAGGCTGTTTACAAGAAATCGAGAGAAATAGCAGATTCTCAAACCGGGTTACGAGAAGAACAGGAACGGATGAATGAAAAGCTCAAGGAAGGAATGGAAACAATTCACGATTCTTACGCAAATTTGGGACAGCAAGTGGATAATTTGAAGAATGAGGCGGCTGAAATAGAGAAACAGATTGGTGCAGTAGGAGAAACAATGTATATAAAgatggaaaaattacaaatttctGCTGATGAAATCGAAGGAAAGGCGGAGAAATCTTTGGACAATCAAGAACAACTTATTCATGGACAATCAACTGCACTTAAGGGCCTTCAACTCCTAACAGAATTTCAATCAGAAGCACTTGAAGAAAGCAG AAGCCATCTTCAAAGATTAGCTGAATACAACCGAAAACAACAGGAAGAAATGCTACAGCGGCAAGAACAGATTAAGCAAATCCACGACCACTTGATCGAGAACTCAAAGTCAATATTGGCAGCTCAGGAAGTTTTTGAATCAAAGCAAGAAGGGATGTTTCTTGCACTGGATAAACTATTTGCATTGCATAACGCTTTGTTACTCGAATCTCGGATAATTAAAGCGTTCTTCATCTACTCGATTTCAATCTTTATCATCTACATGTTCACTAGCACGAAGCAAACATATACAGTAAGAGCCAAGATGTATATTG GTTTGGTTGCTGCATTCTTGACAGAAGTTGCAATACTTAGATTAGCCACGAACAAAATAGAAGAACAAGCATGGTTAATAAACATGGTGAGGTCTGCTTATGTGGTTGCGGGTTGTGTTCAGTTTGTACATGCTATTTATACGTATAGGGATTATGAAGTATTGAACTATAAAATGATAGAAACGTTAGTAGACAAAGTGAATGAAATGGAAAGAAGAGAAATAGGGTGGGAAACAGAGCGAGATGTGAATTGGAGATCATGGATTGAAAACGAGTTACCAAATGAAGTGGATAAGTTAGAAGATCCGGATTATATAATCCCAGAAGAAATTGGGGAAAATTCAATTACGACATCAATCAGAAAATATCATCTCCGCCCCCGCCGTTGA